The following are encoded in a window of Bacillus sp. SORGH_AS_0510 genomic DNA:
- a CDS encoding DegT/DnrJ/EryC1/StrS aminotransferase family protein, whose protein sequence is MLHTTTERRIFLSSPHMSGREMKFINEAFESNWVAPLGPNVDAFEMEMANYIGINGAVAVSSGTAAIHLALSLLNVQKGDIVFCSSLTFVASANPILYLGAEPVFIDSERDTWNMSPNALNEALEEAAATNKLPKAVIIVNLYGQSAKMDELVSLCRKFHVPIIEDAAESLGAKFKEKPSGTFGEYGVFSFNGNKIITTSGGGMLVSNNTEALRKARFLATQARDEAPHYQHSQLGYNYRLSNILAGIGRSQLEVLEERVHARRRIFHTYLQELSAITAISFMPELNQTFSTRWLSVMTINQNSTNVSPMELITALEKENIEARPVWKPLQLQPLFQNYKYYQHSEKESVSEELFLTGVCLPSGSNMTSQDQMRVIECIKKQFRRI, encoded by the coding sequence TTGTTGCATACAACCACGGAGCGCAGAATTTTTCTTTCCTCACCTCATATGAGCGGCAGGGAAATGAAATTTATTAATGAAGCATTTGAATCCAATTGGGTTGCTCCACTCGGTCCCAATGTAGATGCATTTGAAATGGAAATGGCAAACTATATAGGAATAAATGGGGCCGTAGCAGTTAGTTCAGGAACCGCAGCAATCCATTTGGCACTTTCTCTCTTAAATGTTCAAAAAGGAGATATTGTTTTTTGCTCAAGTCTTACATTTGTAGCAAGTGCAAATCCAATCCTATATCTAGGCGCTGAGCCTGTGTTCATTGATTCGGAAAGAGATACGTGGAATATGTCACCTAACGCATTAAATGAAGCATTAGAGGAAGCTGCAGCAACAAATAAACTTCCTAAGGCAGTAATCATTGTAAATCTTTATGGACAGTCAGCAAAAATGGATGAATTAGTATCTCTATGTAGAAAATTTCATGTTCCGATAATAGAGGATGCGGCAGAATCCCTTGGAGCTAAGTTTAAAGAGAAACCAAGTGGTACCTTTGGTGAATATGGTGTTTTCTCATTCAATGGCAATAAGATTATTACGACATCTGGTGGCGGCATGCTGGTATCCAATAATACAGAGGCATTAAGGAAAGCACGTTTCCTTGCAACTCAAGCAAGAGATGAAGCTCCTCATTACCAACATAGCCAGTTAGGATATAACTATCGATTGAGTAATATTTTAGCAGGAATTGGCAGAAGTCAATTAGAAGTGTTAGAAGAGAGAGTCCATGCAAGAAGGAGGATCTTTCATACCTATCTACAGGAGCTTTCGGCAATTACTGCTATTTCTTTTATGCCAGAGCTTAACCAGACATTTTCTACACGATGGCTGTCTGTGATGACGATTAACCAAAATAGTACCAATGTGTCACCAATGGAGTTAATCACTGCTTTAGAAAAAGAAAATATAGAAGCAAGACCTGTTTGGAAACCTCTTCAACTACAGCCACTTTTTCAAAACTATAAATATTATCAGCATTCCGAGAAGGAAAGTGTATCGGAAGAACTTTTTCTAACAGGGGTTTGTTTACCTTCAGGTTCCAATATGACCAGTCAGGATCAAATGCGAGTAATTGAATGTATAAAGAAGCAGTTTCGTAGGATATGA
- a CDS encoding helix-turn-helix domain-containing protein, translated as MFGNNVAKIRKQRGYSLSELAELTDISKSYLSNIERNLNRNPSLQIMIKIATVLKVDLVTLLKTGSDEDANLYIEKEWIDFVRELKESGLEKAHIQQYKSVIEFIKWQNEQAETNNG; from the coding sequence ATGTTTGGAAATAATGTAGCTAAAATTCGAAAACAACGTGGTTACTCCTTATCGGAGCTGGCGGAATTAACTGATATCTCAAAGTCGTATTTAAGTAATATTGAGCGTAATTTAAACAGAAATCCATCGCTCCAAATCATGATCAAGATAGCCACTGTTCTAAAAGTTGATCTTGTAACATTATTAAAAACAGGAAGTGACGAAGATGCAAACCTCTATATAGAAAAAGAGTGGATAGACTTTGTCCGTGAATTAAAGGAATCAGGACTAGAAAAAGCACACATTCAACAATATAAATCAGTGATTGAATTTATTAAATGGCAAAATGAACAAGCTGAAACAAATAATGGTTGA